From a region of the Actinomadura luzonensis genome:
- a CDS encoding DUF4178 domain-containing protein: MVVLGLSIALVLLLLGAFWATLRQDRKGRASTPPPAVEVAPRESPMPAPVNAPANAPPGAPGGVPGHAGADYTDPRTIRVGDRIDVHGSPARVLGAMHISWQGQQWVEFLLRDSTRRLQWLSVAVLAGEPPHLEVLLWTEVPTQGMVPAKSMLIMEGVEFFPADRGTAAFRSEGETGNPDRGLLDFADYRASDGRLLSFERIQGQSWTASYAQPLPPGSISITRRAS, from the coding sequence ATGGTCGTTCTCGGGCTGAGCATCGCCCTCGTCCTGCTGCTGCTCGGAGCCTTCTGGGCCACCCTGAGGCAAGACAGGAAAGGCCGCGCGAGCACGCCGCCGCCGGCGGTCGAGGTCGCTCCGCGGGAGAGCCCGATGCCGGCGCCGGTGAATGCGCCCGCGAACGCGCCCCCAGGCGCGCCCGGCGGCGTGCCGGGGCACGCCGGGGCCGACTACACCGACCCCCGCACGATCCGGGTGGGCGACCGCATCGACGTGCACGGCTCGCCCGCGCGGGTGCTCGGGGCCATGCACATCTCGTGGCAGGGGCAGCAGTGGGTGGAGTTCCTGCTCCGCGACAGCACGCGGCGGCTGCAGTGGTTGTCGGTGGCGGTGCTGGCCGGTGAGCCGCCGCACCTGGAGGTGCTGCTGTGGACGGAGGTCCCCACGCAGGGCATGGTGCCCGCCAAGAGCATGCTCATCATGGAGGGCGTGGAGTTCTTCCCCGCCGACCGGGGCACGGCCGCCTTCCGCAGCGAGGGTGAGACCGGCAACCCCGACCGGGGGCTGCTCGACTTCGCCGACTACCGGGCCTCCGACGGGCGGCTGCTGTCCTTCGAGCGCATCCAGGGACAGTCCTGGACCGCCAGCTACGCCCAGCCCCTGCCGCCCGGCTCCATCTCCATCACCCGCCGCGCCTCCTGA
- the dapC gene encoding succinyldiaminopimelate transaminase: MNNLPDFPWDRLEPYKERALAHPDGIVDLSVGTPVDPVPEVVRKALVEAADSPGYPFTHGTPALREAAAGWLRRRHGVEVDQRDVLPLIGSKEFVAWLPTYLGARRVVFPELAYPTYDVGARLAGAAGTASDSTLALGPERVDLVWVNSPGNPTGRVLPAEHLRKVVAWARERGAVVASDECYIELGWEEEPVSVLHPDVCGGSHEGLLAVHSLSKRSNLAGYRAGFVTGDPALVKRLLEVRKHAGMMMPAPVQAAMAAALADDAHADAQRERYAARRALLRPALERAGWHIDHSTAGLYFWASNGQNAWDQVSKLSEIGILVAPGEFYGSAGERHIRIAVTATDERISAAVRRLQ, translated from the coding sequence GTGAACAACCTGCCTGACTTCCCCTGGGACCGGCTGGAGCCGTACAAGGAGCGCGCGCTCGCACATCCCGACGGCATCGTCGACCTCTCGGTCGGCACGCCCGTCGATCCCGTGCCCGAGGTCGTCCGCAAGGCCCTCGTCGAGGCCGCGGACAGCCCCGGCTACCCCTTCACCCACGGCACCCCGGCGCTGCGCGAGGCCGCGGCCGGCTGGCTGCGCCGCCGCCACGGCGTCGAGGTGGACCAGCGCGACGTGCTGCCGCTGATCGGGTCGAAGGAGTTCGTCGCCTGGCTGCCCACCTACCTGGGCGCGCGCCGGGTGGTCTTCCCCGAGCTGGCCTACCCCACGTACGACGTGGGCGCCCGGCTCGCGGGGGCGGCGGGCACCGCCTCCGACAGCACGCTCGCGCTCGGGCCCGAGCGCGTCGACCTCGTCTGGGTCAACTCGCCCGGCAACCCGACCGGCCGGGTGCTGCCCGCCGAGCACCTGCGCAAGGTGGTGGCGTGGGCGCGCGAGCGTGGCGCGGTCGTCGCCTCCGACGAGTGCTACATCGAGCTCGGCTGGGAGGAGGAGCCGGTCTCCGTCCTCCACCCCGACGTCTGCGGCGGCTCCCACGAGGGGCTGCTCGCCGTCCACTCGCTCTCCAAGCGCTCCAACCTGGCGGGCTACCGCGCCGGGTTCGTGACCGGCGATCCCGCGCTGGTCAAGCGGCTGCTGGAGGTCCGCAAGCACGCGGGCATGATGATGCCCGCCCCGGTCCAGGCGGCGATGGCGGCCGCGCTGGCCGACGACGCGCACGCCGACGCCCAGCGCGAGCGGTACGCGGCCCGCCGCGCCCTGCTGCGCCCGGCGCTGGAGCGGGCCGGCTGGCACATCGACCATTCCACCGCAGGGCTTTATTTCTGGGCATCGAACGGACAGAACGCCTGGGACCAGGTAAGTAAGCTCTCCGAAATCGGGATTTTGGTCGCGCCCGGCGAGTTCTACGGATCGGCAGGTGAGCGGCACATCCGCATCGCTGTCACCGCCACTGACGAACGCATCAGTGCGGCGGTGCGCCGCCTCCAGTAG
- the fdxA gene encoding ferredoxin, with amino-acid sequence MTYVIAQPCVDVLDKACIEECPVDCIYEGERMLYIHPDECVDCGACEPVCPVEAIFYEDDLPEQWKDFYKANVDFFEELGSPGGASKVGKIDKDHPVVAALPPQGEDH; translated from the coding sequence GTGACCTACGTCATCGCGCAGCCTTGCGTGGACGTCCTGGACAAGGCGTGCATCGAGGAGTGCCCCGTCGATTGCATCTACGAGGGCGAGCGCATGCTTTACATCCACCCCGACGAGTGCGTGGACTGCGGCGCGTGTGAGCCTGTGTGCCCCGTCGAGGCCATTTTCTACGAGGACGACCTTCCCGAGCAGTGGAAGGACTTCTACAAGGCCAACGTCGACTTCTTCGAGGAGCTCGGCTCGCCGGGCGGCGCCTCGAAGGTCGGCAAGATCGACAAGGACCACCCGGTCGTGGCGGCCCTGCCGCCGCAGGGCGAGGACCACTGA
- a CDS encoding putative acetyltransferase, translated as MAARLVIAITSQDIGARITTRRRVPGGFRDAVGILESWADGVLRVRKRDGTLVEIQEETLAAARVVPAAPPRPERT; from the coding sequence ATGGCCGCGCGCCTTGTCATCGCGATCACAAGTCAGGACATAGGGGCCCGGATCACCACGCGGAGGCGGGTGCCGGGAGGCTTTCGCGACGCGGTGGGAATTCTGGAGTCGTGGGCCGACGGGGTCCTTCGCGTGCGCAAGCGGGACGGCACGCTGGTGGAGATCCAGGAGGAGACGCTGGCAGCGGCCAGGGTCGTTCCGGCCGCGCCTCCTCGACCTGAGCGGACGTAA
- a CDS encoding ABC transporter substrate-binding protein, with protein sequence MTVRTCAAAAAILASAGCGASSTEPTSAKNLPPVNVQAGSLKAGFATMERLAEAAKREGRLNVIALPRAWVGYGEIIDTFADKYGIKVNELEPNAGSARQIEAAARLKPDVFDLTLDVAVKEAARFAPYKVQGWLDLPDGVKDPAGAWYAAYGGYMSIGYDPRAVKAPATFADLLGPGYKVALDGDPLRSAAAFGGVMAASMRGGAPRPDQGVSLFAKLKQAGRLTDPAKANTVVSWDHLNAARSAAHADRWKVVIPRDAPLGGYHVQAISKAAPHPAAARLWQEFLLSDEGQNLLLKGWARPARDEAMAMKGTLDTEQAERLPRTPGPPILLTIPQEDAGKAYLRKEWAKSVG encoded by the coding sequence GTGACCGTACGTACCTGTGCCGCCGCAGCAGCCATCCTCGCCAGCGCCGGATGCGGCGCGTCGTCCACAGAGCCCACGTCGGCCAAGAACCTGCCGCCGGTCAACGTGCAGGCGGGCTCGCTGAAGGCCGGATTCGCCACCATGGAGCGGCTCGCGGAGGCCGCCAAGCGCGAGGGCCGGCTCAACGTCATCGCCCTGCCCCGCGCCTGGGTCGGCTACGGCGAGATCATCGACACCTTCGCCGACAAGTACGGCATCAAGGTCAACGAGCTGGAGCCGAACGCCGGCAGCGCCCGCCAGATCGAGGCGGCCGCGCGGCTCAAGCCCGACGTGTTCGACCTCACGCTGGACGTGGCGGTCAAGGAGGCCGCCAGGTTCGCGCCGTACAAGGTGCAGGGCTGGCTGGACCTGCCGGACGGCGTCAAGGACCCGGCCGGCGCCTGGTACGCCGCCTACGGCGGCTACATGTCCATCGGGTACGACCCGCGCGCGGTCAAGGCCCCCGCCACGTTCGCCGACCTGCTGGGCCCCGGCTACAAGGTCGCGCTCGACGGCGACCCGCTGCGCTCGGCCGCGGCCTTCGGCGGCGTGATGGCGGCCTCCATGCGGGGCGGCGCGCCCCGTCCCGACCAGGGCGTGAGCCTGTTCGCCAAGCTCAAGCAGGCCGGGCGGCTCACCGACCCGGCCAAGGCCAACACCGTCGTCTCCTGGGACCACCTCAACGCGGCCCGCAGCGCCGCCCACGCCGACCGCTGGAAGGTCGTCATCCCGCGGGACGCGCCGCTCGGCGGCTACCACGTGCAGGCGATCAGCAAGGCCGCCCCGCACCCCGCCGCGGCCCGGCTGTGGCAGGAGTTCCTGCTCTCCGACGAGGGCCAGAACCTGCTGCTGAAGGGCTGGGCCCGTCCCGCCCGAGACGAGGCCATGGCCATGAAGGGCACCCTGGACACCGAGCAGGCCGAAAGGCTGCCGCGGACGCCGGGGCCGCCGATCCTGCTGACGATCCCGCAGGAGGACGCCGGGAAGGCGTACCTGCGCAAGGAATGGGCCAAGAGTGTGGGATGA
- a CDS encoding class I SAM-dependent methyltransferase, whose protein sequence is MRYDTPSLERWNSRAYDSSFGYVSTQGAPLVDLLDPRPGERVLDLGCGTGVLTAQIAFRGAEVLGIDGSSAMIEKALAQYPGMDFIVGDGHDFTVVDPYDAVFSNAALHWMSRDPALVIANVREALTPGGRFVAEMGGAGNCAELTAAMSTAWREYGLREPELPWYFPTPAEYARRLEQEGFVVRLLEYFDRPTPLDECPGGAADWVRMFASSAIEGLPPEIVEPLLHRVNELAAPALRRETGWMADYVRLRFAAVRR, encoded by the coding sequence TTGCGATACGACACACCGAGCCTGGAGCGGTGGAACAGTCGCGCCTACGACAGCAGCTTCGGCTACGTCTCCACCCAGGGCGCGCCTCTGGTCGACCTGCTGGACCCGCGGCCCGGCGAGCGCGTGCTCGACCTCGGCTGCGGCACGGGCGTGCTCACCGCGCAGATCGCCTTCAGGGGAGCCGAGGTCCTCGGGATCGACGGCTCCTCCGCGATGATCGAGAAGGCGCTGGCGCAGTACCCCGGGATGGACTTCATCGTCGGCGACGGCCACGACTTCACCGTGGTCGACCCGTACGACGCGGTCTTCTCCAACGCGGCCCTGCACTGGATGAGCCGCGACCCCGCCCTCGTGATCGCCAACGTGCGCGAGGCGCTGACGCCCGGCGGGCGCTTCGTGGCCGAGATGGGCGGGGCCGGCAACTGCGCCGAGCTGACCGCCGCGATGTCCACGGCCTGGCGCGAGTACGGCCTGCGCGAACCCGAGCTGCCGTGGTACTTTCCCACGCCTGCGGAGTACGCCCGCCGCCTGGAGCAGGAGGGCTTCGTCGTCCGGTTGCTGGAGTACTTCGACCGGCCGACCCCGCTCGACGAATGCCCTGGCGGGGCCGCCGACTGGGTGAGGATGTTCGCCTCGTCGGCCATCGAGGGCCTGCCGCCGGAGATCGTGGAGCCCCTGCTTCATCGGGTCAACGAACTGGCGGCGCCCGCGCTTCGCAGGGAGACTGGCTGGATGGCCGATTACGTGCGTCTACGCTTTGCCGCCGTTCGGCGCTGA